Part of the Streptomyces sp. NBC_01264 genome, TGAAGCTGCCCCCGGGCACCCCCGGCGGCCGCACGATGCGGGCCCGCGGCAAGGGAGCGGTCCGCAAGGACGGCACCCGCGGCGACCTGCTCGTGACGGTGGAGGTCGCGGTCCCGACCGAGCTGAACGACAAGGCCCGCGAGGCCATGGAGCTGTACCGCGAGGCGACCGAGTCCGAGGACCCGCGCTCCGCGCTGTTCGAGTCCGCGAAGGGAGCATGACATGGACGGCCGCCGTAGGAGCCAGTACCAGCTCACCGATGAGACCCCGGTCTACGTGATCTCGGTGGCCGCCCAGCTCTCGGGCCTGCATCCGCAGACGCTGCGCCAGTACGACCGCCTCGGCCTGGTCTCCCCGGGCCGTACGGCCGGGCGCGGCCGGCGCTACTCGGCCCGTGACATCGAACTGCTCCGCACGGTGCAGGCGCTGTCCCAGGAAGAGGGCATCAACCTGGCCGGCATCAAGCGGATCATCGAGCTGGAGAACCAGGTCGCCGCGCTCCAGCAGCGCGTGGCCGAGCTCTCCACGGCCGTCGACGGCGCCGCCGCCGTCCTCCAGCAGCGAGAGGCCCAGGTGCACGCCTCGTACCGGCGCGACCTGGTCCCGTACCAGGCTCCGCAGCCGGGCAGCGCCCTGGTCGTCTGGCGGCCGGCTCCGAAGCGGCCGCTGGGCTGAGCGGAGGCTGAGCGGGACACGTACGCCGGTACGCCCGCGCGCGCCGCACGCCACGTACGCAGGCCCCGTCCGGACCCTTCTCGAAGGGCCTGGGCGGGGCCTGCGCGCGTCCGCGCCGGCCGTATCCGCCCCGCACCCGCCCGTGGCCCTCAGCGGGGCTCCGTGAGCCCCTCGGCGTCCGCGGGGCCCGAGTCGTGCAGGATGCCGGACTCGGCGATGAGGTAGCCCAGCTGGGCCCTGCTGCCGCTGCCCAGGGCGGTGGCCAGTTTGGCGATGTGCGCGCGGCAGGTGCGCACGTTCATGCCGAGGCGCCGGGCGATGGCCTCGTCGACGTGCCCCTCGATGAGCAGCTGGGCGATGGAGCGCTGCACTCCGGAGATCCCGTCCGGGCTGTGCGTGTACGTGACCTTGTCGTTGAGCGGTACCGCCCTGCGCCACAGCTGCTCGAAAACCTTGATGAGGTACTCGATCAGTCCCGGGTGCCGCAGTTCCAGGGCGACGCGCCGGTCATGGCTCGCGGGGATGAAGGCGACCGTGCGGTCGAAGATCATGAGACGCTCGATCAGCTCCTCCAGTGTGCGGATCTCGACCTTTCCCGTGGAGATCCTGTCCACATAGGCGAGCGTGCCCTGACTGTGGCGCATGGTGTGCTGGTAGAGCGTGCGGATCTTCACCCCGCGGTCGATCATCGGCGAGGCGCGCTCCAGGGACTGGCTGAGGCTGAAGGTCGGCCGGGCGCCGCCCGGCTGGACGGTCAGGGCCTCGGTGTGGCACTCGGCGGTGGCCAGGTCGATGGCGGCGTTGATCTGGTCGAATCCCTCCAGCACCGTGATGGCGTGGGTGTTGGCGGGGCTCCGGGCACTGAGGGTGAGGAACGGCTCGAAAGCGTCGGTGAGATCCACGGCGGTCCGCCGGCGGTCCTGGATCTCGCGTTCGATCGGGTGGAGGCGTTGTGCGAGTGCGATGGACGGGGGAACCGCGCGGAGTTGGTTCGCGTCGTCCGGGTCGGGGCGCAACAGGGCGAATTCCAGCAGGCAGGGGGCGTTCACGACGTCGCCGCGGGCGATGCGGCCGGTGCTCAGGGCTGCCGCGTAGAGCCGGGTCCCCTCGGCGCACATCTCCGTGACGGGGTGGTGATGTGTCGGGTTTGTTGCGCTCTGCGGCATATCTCCACCCCCCAGGGTCCTGAACATGTAAGAACATGATGCATCGTCCCTGTGGCACTGACGTGCCTGAATGAGCCATCGTCTGTCAGTGCGGGGGAGAAGATTCCATCAAGTGAGGACGAAGCCGACCATGTATAAGAGAATGCTTCGCTCGGCGCTTGCCGTTGTTTTCTCCGTCGTCGCGATCTTTGGGGCAGTCGCTGCCGTCAACGGGGACACGGGAAGCGCTGTTGCCGGTGCGAGTGCGCCCGCCGAGAAGAAGGTCGGCAACGACTTCGGCTGGGACTCCGTCCAGAAGGACGCAGGGAACGACTTCGGCTGGAACACCACCCCCGCGCAGGTTTCCTGATGACCCCCGACGACCACGGATTCCGCCGTGAAATGGCATCGGCATACCGCTCCGGCTGGCAGTTCATCGATCTCACCAGTGCCATTCCTTACGCCGGCGACTCGCTGAAGGTCACCCTCTTCGGCCAGCCCATCGTCGTGGTGCGGGAAGAGGACGAGGACGTCCGTGCCTACCGCTGTCTGCGCCGTCCCCGGGGCGCGCCGCAGCCCGTCCGCTGCGAGATCCGGTACGGCATGGTCTTCGTCAATCTGGACCAGCGTGACCACCAACTTTTCGAACCCGACTCCGCCGCCACCCCCCGCAGTGCCTGAAGCGATTCCCCTGTCGTTGCAGATCGCTCAGGCGCTACCCCCCACACAGCGGCGCCATCGTGGACCTGACCACGATGGCGCCGCTGTGATGTCCGTGTCCAGAGGCCGGACCGGACCGGAATCGCACCGGCCCCGGCCGGACCCCGCCGGCTAGGCGCGCCCCATGGCCCGGTCCAGGCTGATCTCCACGACCACCCGGTCCGGATTCGGCGAGGGCGTCCGCCCGTACCGCTCCGCGTAGAGGCGTACCGCCTCCGCGACCGAGGCCTCGTCGTCACGGACCACCGCGCGCCCTTCGAGGGTCGCCCAGCGCCGCCCCTCCAGCTGGCACACCGCCACCCGGGCCCCGCCCCGCGGGTCGCCCTGCGACGCCAGCACGTTGCGGACCTTCTTGCTGTGCTTGTTGCTGATCACCCGTGCCAGCCCGGCCTGCGGGTCGTACGTCACGCCCACCGGGACCACGTGCGGGCTGCCGTCGGGGCGGTGGGTGGTCAGCGTGCAGATGTGCCGCTCCCGCCAGAAGGCGAGGTAGTCCGGCGTCGGGTTGAGTACGTCTTGGGTCGGGCGGGCCGTGCCGGCCGGGCTGGGAGTCGACATGCGCGAAGGGTACGTCCCTCCACCTTGAGTGGAATAGACTCAACTTTGTGCAGGTTACTCATGTAAAGCACACACAGGAGAGGGAAGGGAGAAGGCGCACGTGGATGCCGAGCTGACCAACAGGAGCCGGGACGCGCTCAACGCGGCCACGACCAGGGCCGTCAAGGACGGGCACGCGGACCTGACGCCCGCGCACCTGCTGCTGGCGCTCCTCGCCGGCGAGGACAACGAGAACATCACCGACCTGCTCGCCGCGACCGACGCCGACCAGGCAGCCGTACGCGCCGGAGCGGACCGGCTGCTCGCCGCCCTGCCCAGCGTCACGGGCTCCACGGTCGCGCCCCCGCAGCCCACCCGCGAGCTGCTCGCCGTACTGGCCGAGGCCGACGCGCAGGCCGGCAAGCTCGGCGACGAGTACCTCTCCACCGAACACCTGCTCATCGCCCTCGCCGCCAAGGGCGGCGCGGCCGGCGAGCTCCTTTCCGCCCAGGGCGCGACCGCCAAGAAGCTGCTGGCCGCCTTCGAGAACTCAAGAGGAGGGCGGCGGGTGACCACCCCCGACCCCGAGGGCCAGTACAAGGCCCTGGAGAAGTTCGGCACCGATTTCACGGCGGCCGCCCGCGAGGGCAAGCTCGACCCCGTCATCGGCCGCGACCACGAGATCCGCCGCGTCGTCCAGGTGCTCTCGCGCCGGACGAAGAACAACCCGGTGCTCATCGGCGAGCCCGGCGTCGGCAAGACCGCCGTCGTCGAGGGCCTGGCCCAGCGCATCGTCAAGGGCGACGTCCCCGAGTCGCTGAAGAACAAGCGGCTGGTCTCCCTGGACCTCGGCGCGATGGTGGCCGGTGCCAAGTACCGCGGCGAGTTCGAGGAGCGGCTCAAGACGGTCCTCGCGGAGATCAAGTCCAGCGACGGCCAGATCATCACCTTCATCGACGAGCTGCACACGGTCGTCGGCGCGGGCGCCGGCGGGGACTCCTCCATGGACGCGGGCAACATGCTCAAGCCCATGCTGGCCCGCGGCGAGCTGCGCATGGTCGGCGCGACCACCCTCGACGAGTACCGCGAGCGGATCGAGAAGGACCCGGCGCTGGAGCGGCGCTTCCAGCAGGTGCTGGTGGCGGAGCCGAGCGTCGAGGACACCATCGCCATCCTGCGCGGGCTCAAGGGACGCTACGAGGCGCACCACAAGGTCGTCATCAACGACAGCGCCCTCGTCGCCGCGGCCACCCTCTCGGACCGCTACATCACCTCCCGCTTCCTGCCCGACAAGGCCATCGACCTCGTCGACGAATCCATGTCCCGGCTCCGGATGGAGATCGACTCCTCCCCCCTGGAGATCGACGAGCTCCAGCGCTCGGTCGACCGGCTGCGCATGGAGGAGCTGGCCCTGAACAACGAGTCGGACCCGGCCTCGCGCGAGCGGCTGGAGAAGATCCGCAAGGACCTCGCGGACAAGGAGGAGGACCTGCGCGGCCTGACCGCCCGCTGGGAGAAGGAGAAGCAGTCCCTCAACCGGGTCGGCGAGCTCAAGGAGCGCCTGGACGACCTGCGCGGCCAGGCCGAGCGCGCCCAGCGCGACGGGGACTTCGACACCGCCTCCCAGCTGCTCTACGGGGAGATCCCGGCCCTGGAGCGCGAGCTCGTCGACGCCACCGAGGCCGAGGCCGAGGTCGCGCGCGACACCATGGTCAAGGACGAGGTCGGCCCGGACGACATCGCGGACGTGGTCGGCGCCTGGACGGGCATTCCGGCCGGCCGGCTCCTGGAGGGCGAGACCCAGAAGCTGCTCCGCATGGAGGACGAGCTGGGCCGGCGCCTGATCGGCCAGGGCGAGGCCGTGCGCGCCGTCTCCGACGCCGTACGCCGCACCCGCGCGGGCATCGCGGACCCGGACCGGCCGACCGGCTCGTTCCTCTTCCTCGGCCCCACGGGCGTGGGCAAGACGGAGCTCGCCAAGGCGCTCGCGGACTTCCTCTTCGACGACGAGCGGGCCATGATCCGCATCGACATGTCGGAGTACGGCGAGAAGCACAGCGTGGCCCGTCTCGTCGGCGCCCCGCCCGGCTACGTGGGCTACGAGGAGGGCGGTCAGCTGACGGAGGCGGTCCGCAGGCGCCCGTACTCGGTCGTCCTCCTGGACGAGGTCGAGAAGGCCCACCCCGAGGTCTTCGACGTCCTGCTCCAGGTCCTCGACGACGGCCGCCTCACGGACGGCCAGGGCCGTACGGTGGACTTCCGCAACACCATCCTGATCCTGACCTCGAACCTGGGGTCGCAGTTCTTGATGGATCCGTCCACGGGTGCGGACGAGAAGAAGGCCCGGGTCCTGGACGTGGTGCGGGCCTCCTTCAAGCCGGAGTTCCTCAACCGCCTCGACGACTTGGTCGTCTTCTCCGCCCTGAGCGGGGCCGAGCTGACGCACATCGCCGAGCTGCAGATCGGCCGCCTGGCCAAGCGCCTGGCCGACCGACGCCTGGGCCTGGACGTCACCCCCGAGGCCCTGGCCTGGCTGGCGGACAAGGGCAACGACCCGGCGTACGGCGCCCGCCCCCTGCGCCGCCTGATCCAGACGGCCATCGGCGACCGGCTGGCCAAGGAGATCCTCGCGGGCGAGGTCCGCGACGGCGACACCGTCCGCGTGTCGGTGGTGGGCGACGACCTGCTGGTGGGCAGGGCGCTGTAGCGATCCGCGCCGTCCGCGCCGGCCGCGGCGTCGGCGCCGTCCGCGCCACTTCGCGGTGACAAGGAGCTGCAATCCGGCGCAATACCGCCTCAGCCGGGCCCCGGGACCGCCGGGGCCCGGCTTACCCGGGCCATACTCCTGTCCGCCCTGCGCGGATCGGGACCTTCCGGGGTGGACACGAGGTGGGCGCGATGGGGGAGGATGGCGGCATCCGCACGAAGGGAAGTCACACGGTGAGCATCGACCCGGCCTCGATTCCGAACTTCGGAGGGCAGCAGCCCGATCCGCAGGCCACTGGACCGGCGGGCCCCGTCGTCCCCGACCAGGACCTGGTCAAGCAGCTCCTGGAGCAGATGGAGCTCAAGTACGTCGTCGACGACGAGGGTGACCTCGCGGCGCCGTGGGAGGACTTCCGCACGTACTTCATGTTCCGCGGCGAGGACGAGCAGCAGGTCTTCTCCGTGCGGACGTTCTACGACCGCCCGCACAAGATCGACGAGAAGCCCCAGCTCCTCGAGTCGATCGACGATTGGAACCGCCGCACGCTGTGGCCGAAGGTCTACAGCCACACGCACGACGACGGCTCCGTCCGCCTGATCGGCGAGGCGCAGATGCTGATCGGCACCGGCGTGAACCTGGAGCACTTCGTGTCCTCCACGGTCAGCTGGGTCCGCGCGTCGATCGAGTTCGACAAGTGGCTCGTCGAGCAGTTCGGGCTGGAGAAGGAAGTCGACTCGGCGGAGGGCGACAAGAAGGACGGCGAGGACGGCGACAGCGAGACCAACTAGGTCTCAGGGCGCCACCCCGGACGCGAGCAGCAGGTACGGCCCGTACGCGTACGAGAGCCCGGCCAGCACCACGGTCACCACGACCGCGGTGCGCGGCCGGGCTTTCGCCATGAGGGCCGCCGCCGGCAGCAGCAGCGGGAACGCGGGCAGCAGGAAGCGCGGCTTCGATTCGAAGAAGCCGGCGCCGCCGTAGGTCATCACCAGCAGCACGCCCGTGTACACCAGCAGCGGCAGCGGGATCCTCCGGTCGGCCGCCAGCAGCCCGGCGAGCACCAGCGCGGCCACCAGGAGGACCACCGTCACGGTCGTGGCCAGCTCCACGCTCCCGGGCGAGCCCAGCGCGTGCCGTGCCGAGCGCAGCGCGCCCGCGCCGAAGTCGAAGCGCGAGCCCCAGCCGCTCTGGACGGCGAAGTAGCCGCCGAGCGGATCCCCCCGGTGCACGCCGACGAGCAGGACGTACGAGGCCCAGCCCGCGGGAGCGGCCAGCCCGGCGGCCCACACCGCCGCGGGCGCGCGGCCCCGCCGCCGGCAGATCTCGTAGGCGGCGGCAGCCGTCACGGCCGCCGCGACCGCGATCCCGGTAGGCCGGGTCAGCCCCGCGAGGACGGCGAGCCCCGCCGCCCACCCCCAGCGGCCGCGCAGCAGCGCGTACAGGGCCCAGGCGGCGAAGGCCGTCAGCAGGGGCTCGGTGTAGGCGAGGGTCACCATGAGGGCGTGCGGCAGCACGGCCCACAGCGCGACGAGCAGCACCCCGGCGCGGGCCCCGAGCAGGTGCTCCCCGACCCGGTACACCCCCGCGGCGGCGGCGCCCGCGGCGATCCAGGCGACGGCCAGCGCGGCGACGGTCAGGGAGCCGGGCAGCACGAGGGAGGCGCAGCGGATCAGGACGGGGTAGAGCGGGAAGAACGCGGAGTCGCTCTGCACGGACCCGATGCCGGGGTAGATCTGGGTCCGGCCGTAGCCGTGCTCGGCGATCCGCAGGTACCAGACGGAGTCCCAGGACTCCCCGAGCACCCGCAAGGGGCTGCGCCCGGTCCACCGGGCCGCCACGGCCACCGCCAGCACCCCGGCCCCGCGCACGGCCGCGTACACCCCGAGCGCGAGGAGGACACCCGGGACCCGCCCGGCGGCCCGGCCGGCGAACCGCCGGGGCCGCGTGCCGTTCGTCAGCGTCTGCGTCGCCATGCGTCCCGACTTTCTGGGTGGCTCCGGGTCGGAGTCGCCACGAGGAAGAAACACTACGACGCCACCGCTGCCGGGGCCGCCGAGGCCGCGGAGCCGCCGGTTTCGAGGCACACCCGGCTCAGAGCCGCCGCAGCCGCTCCACCGCCTCCTCCAGGACGTCCGTCCGCTTGCAGAAGGCCCAGCGGACGTGGGAGGCGCCGGCGGCCTTGTCGTCGTAGAAGACCTGGTTCGGGACGGCCACCACCCCGCAGCGCTCCGGCAGGGCGCGGCAGAAGGCCAGGCCGTCGTGCTCGCCGAGGGGGGTGATGTCGGTGGTGACGAAGTAGGTGCCCTGCGGGCGGAACACCTCGAAGCCCGCGGCCGCCAGGCCGTCGGAGAGGAGGTCGCGCTTGGCGGCCAGGTCCGCGCGGAAGGAGTCGTAGTACGCGTCGGGCAGGGCGAGGGCCTCGGCGATGGCGTACTGGAACGGGCCCGAGGACACGTACGTCAGGAACTGCTTCGCCGACCGGACCGCCGTGACCAGCTCGGGCGTGCCCGTCACCCAGCCGACCTTCCAGCCCGTGAAGGAGAAGCTCTTGCCGGCGGAGGAGATGGTGACCGTGCGCTCGCGCATGCCCGGCAGGCTCGCCAGCGGGGTGTGGACGCCCTCGAAGACCAGGTGCTCGTACACCTCGTCCGTGATGACCAGCAGGTCGCGGGAGACGGCCAGCTCGGCGACCGCGGCCAGTTCGGCGGGGGTCAGGACGGTGCCCGTCGGATTGTGCGGGGTGTTCAGGAGCAGGAGGCGGGTGCGGGGGGTGACCGCCGCGCGCAGCGCGTCCACGTCGAGGCGGAAGTCCGGGGCGCGCAGGGTCAGCGGCACCCGGACGGCCCCGGCCATGGCGATGCAGGCGGCGTAGGAGTCGTAGAAGGGCTCCAGGGCGATGACCTCGTCGCCCGGCTCCAGCAGGGCCAGGAGCGAGGCCGCGATGGCCTCGGTGGCTCCGGCGGTGACGAGCACCTCGGTGTCCGGGTCGTGGGTCAGGCCATAGAAGCGCTGCTGGTGGGCGGCGATCGCCGTACGCAGCTCCGGAACGCCGGGGCCCGGCGGGTACTGGTTGCCGCGGCCGTCGCGGATCGCGCGCACCGCCGCCTCGGCGATCTCGGCGGGGCCGTCGGTGTCGGGGAAACCCTGGCCGAGGTTGATCGATCCCGTGGCGGTGGCCAGGGCGGACATCTCCGCGAAGATCGTGGTGCCGAAGGCCGCCAGCCTGCGGTTGAGGAAGGGGCGGGCGGGGCCGTTGGTGCGTTCGGGAGCGCTCATGGGCGCAATCCTGCGGGGAAGCTCTGGACTTGCTCAAGTGTGCTTTGGGTCGCGTGCGGCACGGGCATCCCCCCAGCACGCGGGACGAAGGGGATCCCGCACCCCGGGGAGCCGGGGGAGCAGAGAGGGGTCGGGGGATGATCCTCGGAATAGTGATCTTCGTGGCGGTGGTCGTGGTGATCGTCGTGGTGGCGGTCAAGTCCGGAGGCGGCGGCCGGGGCCGCGGGGGCGGCAGTGCAGCCGGTGGCGGTGCGGGCTGGTGGGCCGGGAGCGGCTCCTCGGGTTCCTCCTCCTCGTGCGGCTCGTCCTCCTCCAGCTGCGGTTCCTCCTCGTCCAGCTGTGGTTCGTCCTCGTCCTGCGGGGGCGGCGGAGGATGCGGTTCCAGCTGACACGGGGCAGCATGGATCCATGGGTCCAAAGGTCCATGGATCCGACACCGGACCACTCGGTACCGGACCACCTTCCCACCGGACCACTTCGGGCCGGACCGCTTCGTACCGCATCCCGCATACGTGAGGCGCCCGCCGGGCACAACTTCCGTCGGGCGTCTTCTTGTTCGGACGTCACGCCCGCGCATTACGGCGTACGGGCGGCATGTGGTTGAACACGTGAACTGTGTAGCCCCCGAGGGGATGTAAACCCCTGCAACTTGGGTAAAAACGCTGTGAGTGCCGTGCCTTTCATGATTCCCTCGGTTGAGTAGACCAGTCCTCGGACCTCCCTGGACTTCCTGTGGACCCGTGCCGGTGTCCCCCCACCCGTTGACTACCGCTGGCGGGCCCCGGCCCATCTCCCTCGCGCGTTTGCGGAGCCGACTCATGCTCACGACCCTCCAGACCACCTATACCGACACGCGTGCCGCCGATCTCGCCTGGGCCCTGGGTCGGGAGCGGCTGCCCGCCCTGGCCGTACTGAATCTCGAACTGGGAGACGCGAAAGTGGAGTTGCGCCTGCTCGGGGCCTCCCACCAGGTGCTCCTGGAGGAGGGCGACGTGCTCTGCTCCGAGACCGTCGCCTGTATGCCCGGCAGCAGCACCCCGCTCCCGCTCGGCGTGGCCAAGCGCGTCGGCGACTGGGAGTACGAGTTCGCCGCACGGGTCGAGAACCTCTCGCGCGGCTCCTTCGCCGGGCGGGCCCAGGAGCTGCTCGCACTGGTCGCGGACCACCCGAACGGGCTCGCCGGCACCTTCCCGGGCGACCCGCACGCCTTCACCGCCATGCTCGCGCAGCGCTACGAGGGCCAGGTCCGGTGGCGGACCTGGCACGCGTATCCGCAGGAAGGGCAGTTGGTGGCCACCCGCACCCGGGTGGGCGTACGGACCGCGGCGGCTGGCGCCGGGGCCGGGGCCGGGGCCGGGGCCGGGGCCGGGGCGGTCGTGGACGCGGCAGGCGCCGTGCAGCTGGGCGCCCAGGCGCCGGTGCTGATCTAGGCCGTCCCGTTCGGGGGCGCCGGCGCCGATCCGGGGCCCCCGGGGTCGCGGAGGTCGCAGGGGTAGCGGAGTTGCCGAGCGGTTACGCCAACTGCCCGAACCAGTGCGCCACTTACACCCATGTGGGTGACCGGATGCGAGCAGGCGGTGACGTACGGTTCGCTTCATGATCGACCGTTCCGCCCCGCGCGGGGTGCTTTCGGCTCCGGAGCCGCGCGGTGTGGCCCGCGTCCCGGCCGCCCTGCCCGTACGGCCCAGGACCGGCCGACTCCTCGTCCTGGCCACCGTGTTCGTCTGCGCCGCCTGCGGGCTCGTATACGAACTGGAGCTGCTCGCCCTCGGCTCGTACCTGATCGGCGACTCCGTCACCCAGGCGTCGGTCGTGCTGTCCGTCATGGTCTTCGCCATGGGCGTCGGCTCCCTGCTGGCCAAAGCCCTGCGCGCCCGCCCCGCCTTCGGCTTCGCCCTCGTGGAAGCGGGCCTCGCCCTGCTCGGCGGGCTCTCGGCCATGGCGCTCTACGCCAGCTTCGCCTGGCTGGGGGAGTCCCGGCCCGCGCTGGTCGCCTTCTCCTTCGCCATCGGCGTCCTCATCGGCGCCGAGATCCCGCTCCTGATGGTCCTCATCCAGCGCATCCGCAGACAGGACGCGGGCGGCGCCGTCGCCGACCTGTTCGCCGCCGACTACGTCGGCGCCCTCGTCGGCGGCCTCGCCTTCCCCTTCCTGCTGCTGCCCGTCCTCGGGCAGCTCACCGGCGCCCTGCTCACCGGCACCGTCAACGTCGTCGCCGGCGGCGGCCTCGTCCTGTGGCTGTTCCGCCGGGACCTGAGCCGCCGCGCCCGCTGGCTGCTCGTCGCCGTCAACATCACCGTCCTCGCCGTCCTGGGCTGCGCCACCGTCCTCGCCGACGACTTCGAACGCGTCGCCCGCCGCGCCGTCTACGGCGGCGAGGTGCGCGTCGCCGTCCAGACCGGAGTGCAGGAACTCGTCCTCACCGGTCCCCCGAACGGCTCACCGCGCTCCCTCGACCTCTTCCTCGACGGCCGCCTGCGGGTCAGCGGCTACGACGAGTACCGCTACCACGAGGCCCTCGTGCACCCCGCCATGACCGGCCCGCACACCCGGGTCCTGGTCCTCGGCGGCGGAGACGGCCTCGCCGCCCGCGAGGTGCTGCGCTACCGCGACGTCGCCTCCGTCACCGTCGTCGAGCTCGACCCGGGAGTCGTGCGGCTCGCCCGGACCGACCCGATGCTCTCCGCGCTGAACGAGCGGGCGTACGAGGACCCGCGGCTCGGCGTCGTCACCGAGGACGCCTTCCGCTGGCTGCGCGCACCCGCCGCCCGGGCCCGCTTCGACGTCATCGTCTCCGACCTGCCCGACCCCGGGATCACGCCCAGCACGAAGCTGTACTCGCAGGAGTTCTACGGGCTGGCCGCGCGGGCCCTGCGCCCCGGCGGGCGGCTCGCCGTCCACGCGGGACCGCCCGGCACCAGGCCCCGTACCTACTGGACCGTCGAGGCCACCCTGCGCGCGGCCGGCCTGCGCACCGCCCCCTACAGCGCGGGCGGCCGCCTCTCGGGCTTCGCCGCCGGCCCCGACCGGGCGCTCGGCGCGGCCTCCGCCTCCGCCGCGAAGCTCCCGCAGGACTGGGGCTTCGTCCTGGCCGCCCGCGACGGCGTGCCCCGGCTGCGGGTGGACCGGGAGACGCCCGCCCTGCGCTCCCTGTCCACGCAGTCCCTGGCCGACGCGGCCCGGGACGCGGAGCGCACCCGGGTGGGGGGCCTCCCGCCGTCGACGCTGCCGCATCCGAGGTACTCGTAGTGCTCGTGGCCGGGGTACTCGTGGCCGGGCTGCCGCGTCGGTAGGCTCGTCCGCATGGAGCATCAGGTGTTCGTACCGGTCCCCTCCGCAGACGTCCGCGCCGTGCTGCGCGACCCGGCCCGGCTGGCGCGGTGCGTGCCGGGGCTCCAGCAGGACGCCGATACCGAGGCCGGGCCGCTGTCCGGCCGGCTGAGGGTGCGGGTCGGCGGGCACACCGTCACCTACCGCGGCGCCCTCTCCGTCACCGAGCGGGACCCGGACCGCTTCACCCTCGCGGGCGAGGGCACCGAAGTGCGGGGGAGCGGGACCGTGAAGCTCACCCTCGCGCTGCGCCTGGCCGAGGCGGACGGCGGCACCCGGCTGGAGTTCACCGCCGAGTCCGCCGCCGACGGCCGCGCCGCCGCCTTCGACCCCGACGCGGCCGCCACGGCCGCGCACCGCCTCCTGGACCGGGCCGCCGGGCACCTCGCGGCCGTCGCGGTCGACGGCGCGGCGGAGCCTGGGGACGGGGCCACGGGCGCCGATGCGGATACCGGCCCGGAGGTGGACCCGGACGGCTACGCCGACGCCGACGCCGACGCCGACGCCGACGCCGACGCCGACGCCGACGCCGACGCCGACTCGGGCACGGGCTCGGACGCCGACTCGGACGTGGACGCCGACCCGGGCCTGGGCCAGGACGTGGACCCCGGCGCGGGGTTCCCCGAGGTCACCGCGTCCGTGTTCGACACGGAGGTCCCGCCCCCGTCCCTGGACCCGTTCCTGGAGGGCACCTTCGAAGGTATGGCCGAACTCGGGGACCTGGGCGGCCCCCCGCGGCCGCCGGCCGAGGCCGCGCACGCCCGCCGCACGATGATCGGCCGCAGCGCGGAGGAGGTCGACCACGCGCCCCCGCGCGGCCGCTACGCCCCGGTCCCGGCCCCCGCCTCCGCCTCCTCGAACTCCAACCTGCGCTGGATCGCCCCGGCCGCCGCCGTGGCCGTGGCCTCGGCGGTCCTCCTGGGACGGGCCCTGCGCCGCCGCGGCTGACCCGGGGAACTGACTAAGGTCATGGCATGAGTACGCAACTGCGCGCCGGCGGCGCCGAGGTGACCATCGACCAGGAGAACGGCTGCCGGATCAGCAGTCTGCGCATCGACGGGACGGAGCTGCTGCGGCAGGGGGACCACTACGGGTCCTTCCCCATGGTCCCGTGGTGCGGCCGGACCAGGGACGGGCAGTTCCAGGACGGCGCGACCCTGCACCAGCTGCCGCTCAACCACCCGCCGCACGCCATCCACGGCTTCGGCCGCGACGCCGCCTGGCGCCCCGCCCGGACCACCGGCACCGAGGCCGTCTTCACGTACCCGCTCGCCGACCCGTGGCCGTACGAGGGCCTGGTCACCCAGATCTTCGAGCTCGGGGAGAACGCGCTGACCCTGACGATGGGCATCGAGACCTACGGGGACTCCTTCCCGGCGCAGGCCGGCTGGCACCCCTGGTTCCGCCGCAACCTCGCCGCCGGCGGGGCCGACGTGCGCATCGACTTCGAGGCCGCCTGGCAGGAGGAGCGCGGAGCCGATCACCTGCCCACCGGCAAGCGCATCGACCCCCGGCCCGGCCCCTGGGACGACTGCTTCGGCATGCCGTACGGGGTCGAC contains:
- a CDS encoding DUF2617 family protein; translated protein: MLTTLQTTYTDTRAADLAWALGRERLPALAVLNLELGDAKVELRLLGASHQVLLEEGDVLCSETVACMPGSSTPLPLGVAKRVGDWEYEFAARVENLSRGSFAGRAQELLALVADHPNGLAGTFPGDPHAFTAMLAQRYEGQVRWRTWHAYPQEGQLVATRTRVGVRTAAAGAGAGAGAGAGAGAVVDAAGAVQLGAQAPVLI
- a CDS encoding SRPBCC family protein, whose amino-acid sequence is MEHQVFVPVPSADVRAVLRDPARLARCVPGLQQDADTEAGPLSGRLRVRVGGHTVTYRGALSVTERDPDRFTLAGEGTEVRGSGTVKLTLALRLAEADGGTRLEFTAESAADGRAAAFDPDAAATAAHRLLDRAAGHLAAVAVDGAAEPGDGATGADADTGPEVDPDGYADADADADADADADADADADSGTGSDADSDVDADPGLGQDVDPGAGFPEVTASVFDTEVPPPSLDPFLEGTFEGMAELGDLGGPPRPPAEAAHARRTMIGRSAEEVDHAPPRGRYAPVPAPASASSNSNLRWIAPAAAVAVASAVLLGRALRRRG
- a CDS encoding polyamine aminopropyltransferase — translated: MIDRSAPRGVLSAPEPRGVARVPAALPVRPRTGRLLVLATVFVCAACGLVYELELLALGSYLIGDSVTQASVVLSVMVFAMGVGSLLAKALRARPAFGFALVEAGLALLGGLSAMALYASFAWLGESRPALVAFSFAIGVLIGAEIPLLMVLIQRIRRQDAGGAVADLFAADYVGALVGGLAFPFLLLPVLGQLTGALLTGTVNVVAGGGLVLWLFRRDLSRRARWLLVAVNITVLAVLGCATVLADDFERVARRAVYGGEVRVAVQTGVQELVLTGPPNGSPRSLDLFLDGRLRVSGYDEYRYHEALVHPAMTGPHTRVLVLGGGDGLAAREVLRYRDVASVTVVELDPGVVRLARTDPMLSALNERAYEDPRLGVVTEDAFRWLRAPAARARFDVIVSDLPDPGITPSTKLYSQEFYGLAARALRPGGRLAVHAGPPGTRPRTYWTVEATLRAAGLRTAPYSAGGRLSGFAAGPDRALGAASASAAKLPQDWGFVLAARDGVPRLRVDRETPALRSLSTQSLADAARDAERTRVGGLPPSTLPHPRYS
- a CDS encoding pyridoxal phosphate-dependent aminotransferase, translating into MSAPERTNGPARPFLNRRLAAFGTTIFAEMSALATATGSINLGQGFPDTDGPAEIAEAAVRAIRDGRGNQYPPGPGVPELRTAIAAHQQRFYGLTHDPDTEVLVTAGATEAIAASLLALLEPGDEVIALEPFYDSYAACIAMAGAVRVPLTLRAPDFRLDVDALRAAVTPRTRLLLLNTPHNPTGTVLTPAELAAVAELAVSRDLLVITDEVYEHLVFEGVHTPLASLPGMRERTVTISSAGKSFSFTGWKVGWVTGTPELVTAVRSAKQFLTYVSSGPFQYAIAEALALPDAYYDSFRADLAAKRDLLSDGLAAAGFEVFRPQGTYFVTTDITPLGEHDGLAFCRALPERCGVVAVPNQVFYDDKAAGASHVRWAFCKRTDVLEEAVERLRRL
- a CDS encoding mannosyltransferase family protein — translated: MATQTLTNGTRPRRFAGRAAGRVPGVLLALGVYAAVRGAGVLAVAVAARWTGRSPLRVLGESWDSVWYLRIAEHGYGRTQIYPGIGSVQSDSAFFPLYPVLIRCASLVLPGSLTVAALAVAWIAAGAAAAGVYRVGEHLLGARAGVLLVALWAVLPHALMVTLAYTEPLLTAFAAWALYALLRGRWGWAAGLAVLAGLTRPTGIAVAAAVTAAAAYEICRRRGRAPAAVWAAGLAAPAGWASYVLLVGVHRGDPLGGYFAVQSGWGSRFDFGAGALRSARHALGSPGSVELATTVTVVLLVAALVLAGLLAADRRIPLPLLVYTGVLLVMTYGGAGFFESKPRFLLPAFPLLLPAAALMAKARPRTAVVVTVVLAGLSYAYGPYLLLASGVAP